The Sphingomonas sp. So64.6b genome includes a region encoding these proteins:
- a CDS encoding TetR/AcrR family transcriptional regulator, with amino-acid sequence MTGRATKASAEDWIEAAEAMLIETGASEVKVDRVSRRIRVTRGSFYHYFKDREDLLDCLLKRWEEKNLFISLDEQPTTQSEAKLAIITMSSRLQDERHFNPELDLAVRDWARNSPKAARAVRRVDKQRMADLTRLLETLGYDGKEASMRARIYYFHQIGYYGMRLHEQQTKKARREELEDYLGALCGRLYRETPLPADAGN; translated from the coding sequence ATGACGGGCAGGGCGACAAAGGCTTCGGCAGAAGACTGGATTGAAGCCGCCGAGGCCATGCTGATCGAAACCGGCGCATCCGAAGTCAAGGTCGACCGTGTTTCTCGGCGCATCCGTGTAACGCGTGGCAGCTTTTATCACTATTTCAAGGATCGCGAGGATTTACTCGACTGTCTGTTGAAGCGGTGGGAAGAGAAGAATCTGTTCATATCGCTGGATGAACAGCCGACGACGCAGTCGGAGGCGAAGTTGGCGATCATCACGATGTCATCGCGACTGCAAGATGAGCGACACTTCAATCCGGAGCTCGACCTTGCCGTCCGAGACTGGGCGCGCAATTCACCCAAAGCCGCTCGCGCCGTTCGCCGCGTCGACAAACAGCGCATGGCCGATCTCACCAGGCTTCTCGAAACGCTCGGTTATGATGGCAAGGAAGCTTCGATGCGCGCGCGCATCTACTATTTTCACCAGATTGGATATTATGGCATGCGGCTGCACGAACAGCAGACGAAGAAAGCGCGGCGCGAGGAACTTGAGGATTATCTTGGCGCGCTCTGTGGCCGGCTGTACCGCGAGACGCCTTTGCCGGCCGACGCCGGGAATTGA